A window of Fibrobacter sp. UWH6 contains these coding sequences:
- a CDS encoding GDSL-type esterase/lipase family protein → MNKLLKYFSAAALFTSVAVSDTTSFTIHVIGDSTVCDYKENAYPQTGWGQVLAPFFDQSRVKVINYAIGGRSSKSFINDGRLNSVLAATQPGDYIFVQMGTNDRDYSKADRYVPIDSSAYWFQKYVDGAKSKGAHIVLMSPLMLNTYPRNVFDNNLTDAAHKNKEYPVKDKIKEVAQKNGVPFVDLTTKTYNLYTQLSSAYISRYVFKMFLPGEYPNYPNGVTNDGTTHFQESGSVVHAQLIMDGLRENLNSSSVNASEKAALTTLVGAIAPTYKLTVKANVSGSGLITHNQNLPGGAALNLHVSPGSFGKKFQYWADDDCNKVTADSNYYKVKMPYRDITFTAMFEGGANCVTTAHGEENIPVPGSSASEGPSVSSSSEIIKFEILEGSKEWPSVSDLSYPNVGEDVQGWTEANHVGFSGKGFFNFDNATGRYATYKMTSYQSASNARMFIRYCNGKTTTSKMSVQVDAKTYEVEFPPSANWDTWDTVYVDDVWLDACDFDLKFTSLTSDGGPNIDMVGFDIKDVYRIGAEPAPESSSSSDQSSSSVCAEGDEDCNVSIRRTVRQNVQINGRTEQVNLLGRTVRSKASHGVYLNKKAK, encoded by the coding sequence ATGAATAAACTTTTGAAGTATTTTTCTGCTGCTGCTCTTTTTACAAGTGTTGCCGTTAGCGATACGACGAGTTTTACCATTCACGTGATTGGAGACTCCACGGTTTGCGATTACAAGGAAAATGCTTATCCGCAGACCGGTTGGGGCCAGGTTCTGGCTCCCTTCTTTGATCAGTCCCGTGTAAAGGTGATTAACTACGCCATTGGTGGTCGTAGTTCCAAATCCTTTATTAACGATGGTCGTCTAAATTCAGTTTTGGCTGCGACACAACCAGGTGATTACATCTTTGTTCAGATGGGAACCAATGATCGTGACTACTCCAAGGCGGATCGCTACGTTCCCATTGATTCCAGTGCTTATTGGTTCCAGAAATATGTTGACGGGGCTAAAAGCAAGGGTGCTCACATTGTTCTCATGAGCCCCCTGATGCTGAATACTTACCCTCGTAACGTATTCGATAATAATCTTACGGATGCTGCCCACAAGAATAAGGAATATCCTGTAAAGGATAAGATTAAGGAAGTCGCCCAGAAGAATGGTGTTCCCTTTGTTGACCTTACCACAAAGACTTATAATCTGTATACGCAGCTAAGCTCCGCCTACATTTCCCGTTACGTTTTCAAGATGTTCCTGCCAGGAGAATACCCCAATTATCCCAATGGCGTTACCAATGACGGTACCACCCATTTCCAGGAATCCGGTTCTGTAGTTCATGCGCAGCTTATCATGGATGGCCTTCGTGAAAACTTGAATAGTTCTTCTGTAAATGCTTCTGAAAAGGCCGCCTTGACTACTTTGGTGGGCGCAATTGCTCCGACCTACAAGTTGACCGTAAAGGCCAATGTTTCAGGCAGTGGCCTTATTACCCATAACCAGAATTTGCCTGGTGGCGCCGCCTTGAATCTTCATGTTTCTCCGGGAAGTTTCGGCAAGAAATTCCAGTACTGGGCTGATGATGATTGCAATAAGGTAACTGCTGATTCCAACTATTACAAGGTCAAAATGCCCTACCGCGATATCACCTTTACCGCGATGTTCGAAGGTGGTGCAAACTGCGTCACGACGGCTCACGGCGAAGAAAATATTCCTGTGCCGGGATCCAGTGCTAGCGAGGGGCCGAGCGTTTCTTCTAGTAGTGAAATAATCAAGTTTGAAATTCTTGAAGGCTCAAAAGAATGGCCTAGCGTAAGCGACTTGTCTTATCCCAACGTGGGGGAGGATGTTCAGGGTTGGACTGAAGCAAACCATGTAGGCTTTAGTGGAAAGGGCTTCTTCAACTTTGACAATGCTACGGGCCGTTACGCTACCTACAAGATGACTTCTTATCAGTCTGCCTCCAATGCAAGAATGTTTATTCGTTACTGCAATGGTAAAACCACTACAAGTAAGATGAGTGTTCAGGTGGATGCTAAAACGTACGAAGTGGAATTTCCGCCTAGTGCAAACTGGGATACCTGGGATACGGTCTACGTAGACGACGTGTGGCTGGATGCTTGCGATTTCGATCTGAAGTTTACGTCTTTAACTTCTGACGGCGGCCCCAATATTGATATGGTTGGCTTTGACATCAAGGACGTTTACCGTATTGGTGCAGAACCTGCTCCTGAAAGCTCCAGTAGTTCCGATCAGTCCAGCAGTTCTGTCTGTGCCGAAGGCGATGAAGATTGCAATGTATCCATTCGTCGAACTGTCCGCCAGAATGTTCAGATAAATGGCCGCACCGAACAGGTGAATCTGCTTGGTCGTACTGTCAGATCCAAGGCTTCTCACGGCGTATACCTTAACAAGAAAGCTAAGTAA
- a CDS encoding GDSL-type esterase/lipase family protein, protein MKFFSGKFWQGAVVASMLAAPAALAQVVIYMCGDSTMQDWASGYCPKQGQGQDFHYWFDSGLATVVNRGQGGMAADGYYELFWKSDCTQGNCIVSKLKAGDYAVIQFGINDVSKSDEAKFTVAMATMAKEARAKGAYPIIMSPIRRLYYDSPTQIHNSYRGYPARAKAIADSLDIPFIDMSELVANYMISVGEYYAQQFIFNYATSAEYSNLKSDQTDAVHLQMNGANAFGRIITEQMRAHSDPVVKKLGNYMTPMYQVDVKVSPEGAAEATSIGAYYPEGMTVMLKTIPKSGKKFLGWYDGNGNKVSGNAISTVKSQYIYTFKMGNKSTQYTAVYEGGSAVKYEGDGKALTSFPTTTPTSLDDVTFEPFTPIGGSDTNGVAVNKDIKKYFDAFKPDTGVGFSEDNWAHTGEGFFNFANEKNSFCTYRMRFPGAGYVTLAVRYANGGTSDRMFNAYLDHDYYLNAPPTGGWDKWDTAYVVMDAPLGEADLKFISLTSDGAPNIDAFGFSIDDVCRVSDTACVAEVIAKEQAEKDSIAAADSLKNDSSIGFVNASLNLPQMGEASVSVFDMHGKLVAKKQMVVGNKISSAEFDGMVKTSGLYHVVIRKGSQLIHQTMAKTK, encoded by the coding sequence ATGAAGTTCTTTTCTGGTAAGTTTTGGCAGGGCGCCGTCGTGGCTTCTATGTTAGCGGCTCCTGCCGCTTTGGCTCAGGTTGTTATCTATATGTGTGGAGACTCCACCATGCAGGACTGGGCTAGTGGTTACTGCCCCAAGCAGGGCCAGGGGCAGGATTTCCATTATTGGTTTGATTCTGGCTTGGCTACCGTGGTTAATCGCGGTCAGGGCGGTATGGCGGCCGATGGCTATTACGAACTTTTCTGGAAGAGCGATTGTACTCAGGGCAACTGCATTGTGAGCAAGCTGAAGGCTGGCGACTATGCGGTAATTCAGTTCGGTATCAATGATGTGAGCAAGAGTGACGAAGCTAAGTTTACCGTAGCTATGGCCACCATGGCAAAGGAAGCTCGTGCAAAGGGGGCTTATCCCATTATCATGAGCCCTATTCGTCGACTCTATTACGATTCTCCGACGCAGATCCATAACAGCTACCGCGGTTATCCTGCTCGTGCCAAGGCCATTGCCGATAGCCTTGATATTCCATTTATCGACATGAGTGAACTGGTGGCAAACTACATGATTTCTGTGGGTGAATATTACGCCCAGCAGTTTATCTTCAACTACGCCACTTCTGCTGAATACAGCAATTTGAAGTCTGACCAGACTGATGCCGTTCATCTGCAGATGAATGGAGCCAATGCCTTTGGCCGTATTATTACCGAACAGATGCGTGCTCATTCCGACCCTGTGGTAAAGAAGTTGGGCAATTATATGACTCCTATGTACCAGGTGGACGTGAAGGTTTCTCCGGAAGGTGCTGCTGAAGCAACATCTATTGGTGCCTATTATCCCGAAGGTATGACTGTCATGTTGAAGACCATTCCCAAGAGCGGCAAGAAATTCCTGGGCTGGTATGATGGTAATGGAAATAAGGTTAGCGGTAATGCCATTTCTACCGTTAAATCTCAGTACATCTATACTTTCAAGATGGGCAATAAGTCTACCCAGTATACAGCCGTTTATGAAGGTGGTTCTGCCGTAAAGTATGAGGGTGACGGAAAGGCTTTGACTAGCTTCCCCACAACAACTCCTACGAGTCTTGATGATGTGACTTTTGAACCGTTCACTCCCATTGGCGGAAGCGATACTAATGGAGTGGCTGTAAATAAGGACATCAAGAAATATTTTGATGCCTTTAAGCCGGATACAGGTGTTGGTTTCTCTGAAGACAACTGGGCCCATACGGGTGAAGGCTTCTTTAACTTTGCCAACGAGAAGAATTCCTTTTGCACCTATAGAATGCGTTTCCCGGGGGCAGGCTATGTGACTCTTGCCGTGCGTTATGCTAATGGCGGAACTTCTGACCGTATGTTTAACGCTTATCTGGATCATGACTACTACCTGAATGCTCCTCCAACTGGTGGCTGGGACAAGTGGGATACCGCATATGTTGTTATGGATGCACCCCTTGGTGAAGCCGATTTGAAGTTTATCAGCTTGACATCTGATGGTGCTCCCAATATTGACGCCTTCGGTTTCAGCATTGATGATGTTTGTCGAGTTTCTGATACAGCATGTGTTGCAGAAGTCATTGCCAAGGAACAGGCTGAAAAGGATTCCATTGCCGCTGCAGATTCCCTGAAGAACGATTCCTCTATTGGATTTGTGAATGCCTCCCTGAATCTTCCGCAGATGGGCGAAGCCTCGGTTAGCGTTTTCGATATGCATGGTAAGCTTGTTGCCAAGAAGCAGATGGTTGTGGGCAACAAAATTTCTTCTGCTGAATTTGACGGAATGGTAAAAACTTCTGGCCTTTACCATGTGGTTATCCGCAAGGGTTCCCAGCTTATTCATCAGACTATGGCAAAGACAAAGTAG
- a CDS encoding TIGR02147 family protein produces MVNLFEYLNYRDFLKDAYEERHAAEWRFSHRFIAEKAGIDGSMFNKILQGKRNLTPRLVQVFADLFCNDGREKQYFADMVSFNQAKNHSESRQYLEKLVATKECKVENVARDQFEYFDHWYHAVIRELITFYPYVGDDAALGLMVRPPISASQVKSSVALLERLSMIRKNPETGFYEQTQGLISSGSESYSTAVNSYIQQNLDVATSAIDRFEREERNLSTLAFGCDEDTYKELVEMVRRFRREVLAKVNQCQKPNRVFQLGMQLFPLSDPYPPPVRRGRKRRIIGEEIRNEVNDEVAGEQMEASND; encoded by the coding sequence ATGGTGAATCTTTTTGAATACTTGAACTATCGCGATTTCCTGAAGGATGCCTACGAAGAACGGCATGCGGCTGAATGGCGTTTCAGCCACCGTTTTATCGCAGAAAAGGCCGGAATCGATGGCTCCATGTTCAATAAGATTCTTCAGGGCAAACGCAACTTGACTCCGCGTCTGGTTCAAGTTTTTGCAGACCTGTTCTGCAATGACGGTCGCGAAAAACAGTATTTCGCGGACATGGTCTCTTTCAATCAGGCCAAAAACCATTCCGAAAGTCGCCAGTACCTCGAAAAGTTGGTGGCCACCAAGGAATGCAAAGTTGAAAATGTGGCCCGCGACCAGTTTGAATATTTTGATCACTGGTATCATGCGGTTATTCGCGAATTGATTACCTTCTACCCTTATGTGGGGGATGATGCGGCCTTGGGCCTCATGGTCCGTCCGCCGATTTCCGCTAGTCAGGTGAAATCCTCTGTGGCCTTGCTGGAACGTCTTTCCATGATCCGCAAGAATCCGGAAACTGGTTTTTATGAACAGACCCAGGGCTTGATTTCTAGCGGAAGCGAATCCTATAGCACGGCGGTTAATTCTTACATCCAGCAGAATCTGGATGTGGCTACATCGGCTATTGACCGCTTTGAACGAGAGGAACGAAACCTCTCTACTTTGGCATTTGGTTGCGATGAAGATACCTATAAGGAATTGGTTGAAATGGTTCGCCGTTTTCGTCGCGAAGTTCTGGCCAAGGTGAATCAATGCCAGAAACCCAATCGAGTTTTCCAGTTGGGGATGCAGTTGTTCCCTTTAAGCGATCCTTATCCACCTCCCGTAAGGCGTGGACGTAAGCGTCGTATTATCGGTGAAGAAATCCGCAACGAAGTTAACGACGAAGTTGCAGGCGAACAGATGGAGGCTTCCAATGATTAA
- a CDS encoding response regulator, whose amino-acid sequence MKRFFSYFFAIILAFAYTANAQPGPKNVHNRGDKKPKTVRVGYYQNESFQEGGQGSPLYGFGYEYYQRIAQYSGWRYEYVYGPYEELYQKFIDGEIDLFAGLARTPEREAKMFFPQAPMGRDIYHLIKKSNNTSIHEDPTSLQDKKIGTLRGAMELALITLLQSRHVKANIIVFDDISSRDQALSTNSIDAAIVENAGSSVQEGTETFLRMGNTNFYLCVTKKRPDLFGELNRAIGQLMTDDPIIMAKLYDKYMRAGAASKTLTLPEKIWLANHDTIRIGYLRNMLPYSDDRDNDKNAEQNHSDRIVASSDKPSGIVSEIFPEMAGHITSKKLFLKYKGYDSYDEMISALVKGEQDVAFPAGGSLYRAEQAGIRESAPVIRSELNLVYKNVFNKNTVSSFAVNKNNRVMDYNIQDNFPNAKIVYYNSIQECLDAVQKGQVNATILGNLRSIHLLKNRQYSNLSVKLLNIPDDKYFGVANGNEPFLKILNRGIALTGAEYTLNLAYQYAEKLYQPSLVETISDHAALFFSLLAAFFVLISAFIISRYRRIKRETAREKEQNERLSMQLDVINSISDLYHSVFLVNIPQNTFTILHTFESIEKAVGHLRNDAQQALNLMAENMIQDKFKPIIREFNNIASWKNKLANSDSIYEEYVGKIQGWCGVSIIVARRNEKGEPTHVLYISQEINRQKKTEQNLQEALEQAEQANKAKTFFLNNMSHDIRTPMNAIIGFTTLAATHMDDKEKLSDYLGKITTSSEHLLSLINDVLDMRRIESGKVKLEERECHLPDLLHDIKTIVQANILRKQQELFIDAMDVVNEDVIVDKLRLNQVLLNLLSNAIKFTHNGGTISLRVLEKPCTTKDYARYEFSVKDNGIGISEEFQKHIFDAFSREESSTVSGIQGTGLGMAITKNIVNMMNGNIEIVSAEGKGTEFIVSLEFKLCKGPTRNVSVSQLMGLRALIVDDDSNTCLSVSKMLRTIGMRPEWTISGREAVLRTQDAVDQGEDFHTFIIDWQMPDMNGIETVRRIRKIIGEGKQIIILTAYDWSEIEEEALKAGVTAFCSKPLFMSELRDVLTRPAGTAKNKTVNGYDFEGAPILLAEDNPLNQEIASTLLTEAGFEVTVVNNGKEAVDKINEVPANTFKLILMDIQMPIMDGYEASRQIRSLADSEKSTIPIVAMTANAFDEDRKKAFDAGMNGHVAKPINVEKLMETLKIILKN is encoded by the coding sequence ATGAAAAGATTTTTCTCATATTTTTTCGCAATTATTCTGGCTTTCGCCTACACAGCAAACGCCCAACCTGGGCCTAAAAATGTCCACAATCGTGGAGACAAGAAGCCAAAGACTGTCCGTGTAGGATACTATCAGAACGAAAGTTTTCAGGAAGGCGGACAGGGATCTCCGCTGTATGGCTTCGGTTACGAATATTACCAACGCATCGCCCAGTACTCTGGCTGGCGTTACGAGTATGTCTACGGACCCTATGAAGAACTCTATCAGAAATTCATTGACGGCGAAATAGACCTGTTTGCAGGTCTCGCCCGCACCCCGGAACGAGAGGCCAAAATGTTCTTCCCTCAAGCTCCCATGGGCCGCGACATCTACCACTTGATCAAGAAATCCAACAACACGTCTATTCACGAGGATCCTACCTCCCTCCAGGACAAGAAAATCGGGACACTCCGCGGAGCTATGGAACTGGCACTCATTACGCTTCTGCAATCCAGACATGTCAAAGCCAACATTATCGTATTCGATGACATTAGTTCCCGAGACCAGGCCCTGAGCACAAATTCCATTGACGCCGCCATCGTTGAAAACGCAGGATCCAGTGTTCAGGAAGGTACAGAAACTTTCTTGAGAATGGGAAATACAAATTTTTATCTGTGCGTTACCAAGAAACGCCCCGACCTATTTGGTGAGTTAAACCGGGCCATCGGACAGTTAATGACCGACGACCCGATTATCATGGCCAAACTGTACGACAAGTACATGCGCGCCGGTGCCGCCTCAAAAACATTGACATTGCCAGAAAAGATTTGGCTTGCAAACCACGACACCATCAGGATCGGCTATCTCCGCAACATGCTCCCCTACAGCGACGACAGGGATAACGACAAAAACGCGGAACAAAACCACTCAGACCGCATCGTAGCAAGCAGCGACAAGCCCTCAGGCATCGTGAGCGAAATATTCCCTGAAATGGCAGGTCACATCACTTCAAAAAAATTATTCCTCAAGTATAAGGGATACGATTCCTACGATGAAATGATTTCCGCCCTTGTCAAGGGCGAACAGGACGTAGCCTTCCCTGCAGGAGGCAGTCTATATAGGGCAGAACAGGCGGGAATCCGAGAATCAGCCCCAGTCATACGATCCGAATTGAACCTAGTCTACAAGAACGTCTTCAACAAGAATACGGTTTCCAGTTTTGCAGTCAACAAGAACAACAGGGTCATGGATTACAACATCCAGGACAACTTCCCCAATGCAAAAATCGTTTATTACAATTCAATCCAGGAGTGCCTTGACGCCGTACAGAAAGGCCAGGTCAATGCAACAATTCTAGGAAATCTCCGATCCATCCACCTACTAAAGAACCGCCAATATTCTAACCTGTCGGTTAAGTTGCTAAACATCCCCGACGACAAGTATTTCGGCGTTGCCAACGGAAACGAACCTTTCCTGAAGATATTGAATCGAGGAATTGCATTGACAGGCGCAGAATATACGTTAAACCTGGCCTATCAGTACGCAGAAAAACTGTATCAGCCGAGTCTAGTAGAAACAATTTCCGACCATGCAGCGCTCTTCTTCTCGCTGCTTGCCGCATTTTTCGTATTGATATCCGCATTCATCATCAGCCGCTACAGACGAATCAAGAGGGAAACCGCCAGGGAAAAGGAACAAAACGAACGACTCAGTATGCAGTTGGACGTGATTAACTCCATTAGCGACTTGTACCATAGTGTATTCCTGGTCAACATTCCCCAAAATACCTTCACCATTCTACATACATTCGAATCCATTGAAAAAGCCGTCGGACATTTAAGAAATGACGCCCAGCAGGCATTGAACCTGATGGCTGAGAACATGATTCAGGACAAGTTCAAGCCTATTATACGAGAATTCAACAATATCGCCAGCTGGAAAAACAAACTGGCAAATTCAGATTCCATTTATGAAGAGTACGTCGGTAAAATTCAAGGTTGGTGCGGAGTCAGCATCATTGTAGCCCGTCGCAACGAAAAGGGCGAGCCGACGCACGTACTCTACATTTCACAGGAAATCAACCGTCAGAAAAAGACGGAACAGAACCTGCAGGAAGCTCTTGAACAGGCGGAACAGGCAAACAAGGCCAAGACGTTCTTCCTGAACAACATGAGCCACGATATCCGCACCCCCATGAATGCCATTATCGGTTTCACGACACTCGCCGCCACTCACATGGACGACAAGGAAAAACTTTCTGACTACCTCGGAAAGATTACCACCTCCAGTGAACATCTCCTGTCCCTGATTAACGACGTTCTTGACATGCGCCGCATCGAAAGCGGGAAGGTCAAGTTGGAAGAACGCGAATGTCATCTGCCTGACCTGCTCCACGACATCAAGACTATCGTACAGGCAAACATCCTCCGCAAACAGCAGGAGCTGTTTATCGACGCCATGGACGTAGTCAACGAAGACGTCATTGTAGACAAACTCCGTCTAAACCAGGTCTTGTTAAACCTTCTGAGCAATGCAATCAAGTTCACCCATAACGGAGGCACAATTAGCCTGAGGGTTCTTGAAAAGCCTTGCACCACTAAGGATTACGCCCGATACGAGTTCAGCGTCAAGGACAACGGTATCGGTATTAGCGAAGAATTCCAGAAGCATATTTTTGATGCTTTCTCCAGAGAAGAATCCTCCACTGTTTCCGGCATCCAGGGAACTGGCCTGGGTATGGCCATTACCAAGAACATCGTCAATATGATGAACGGAAACATCGAAATCGTTTCTGCAGAAGGTAAAGGCACAGAATTTATCGTCTCCCTGGAATTTAAACTGTGTAAGGGTCCCACAAGAAACGTTTCCGTATCTCAGCTTATGGGCTTGAGAGCCCTGATTGTCGATGACGATTCCAACACCTGCCTAAGTGTAAGCAAGATGTTGAGAACTATCGGCATGCGCCCGGAATGGACAATATCCGGAAGAGAAGCTGTCCTTAGAACCCAAGACGCAGTGGATCAGGGAGAAGACTTCCACACGTTCATTATTGACTGGCAGATGCCGGACATGAACGGCATTGAAACCGTACGCCGAATCCGCAAGATTATCGGAGAAGGAAAACAGATTATTATCCTTACCGCATATGACTGGAGCGAAATTGAAGAAGAAGCACTTAAGGCTGGCGTAACCGCGTTCTGTTCTAAGCCGCTATTCATGTCGGAACTGCGCGATGTATTGACCAGACCGGCCGGAACTGCCAAGAATAAAACTGTCAACGGATACGACTTCGAGGGAGCACCCATCTTACTGGCAGAAGACAACCCGCTTAACCAGGAAATCGCTTCTACGCTGCTTACCGAAGCCGGCTTTGAAGTGACCGTAGTGAACAACGGTAAAGAAGCTGTCGATAAAATCAACGAAGTTCCGGCAAACACTTTCAAGCTGATCCTGATGGACATCCAGATGCCCATTATGGACGGTTACGAAGCTTCCAGACAAATTAGAAGTCTAGCCGATTCCGAGAAGTCTACTATTCCTATTGTCGCCATGACGGCGAATGCCTTTGACGAAGACCGCAAGAAGGCCTTTGACGCAGGAATGAACGGACATGTGGCAAAGCCCATCAACGTGGAAAAGCTGATGGAGACTCTCAAGATCATCTTGAAAAATTAA
- a CDS encoding T9SS type A sorting domain-containing protein, with amino-acid sequence MNGLVFAAPKQMENLTRGLVAANVGKGMLVSWRLLGSDDPQTEFNLYRDGTKIASIKGTDGTNYLDAEGKTSSGYQVTAVLNGKESAKSGLSVVLGQTVSNSGKSFPYKTIKLEVPAKQTMPDGEICTYTPNDMSAADLDGDGELELILKWDPSNAHDNSQGGYTGTVFIDAYKLDGTRLWRIDMGKNIRAGAHYTQFQVYDYDGDGKAEMIVKTADGTIDGTGKAIGDKSKDYRNSGGTVLDGPEYLTVFRGVDGAAITTIDFVPSRNINQHVKGVDKKGYWGDNYGNRCERYIAATAYLDGVHPSAIFIRGYYSSSYIVAWDFNGKELKQRWYHKSEDPGKGFYAQGNHNIVTGDIDGDGYDEIVFGGAALNHDGTLRYSTQLGHGDAGHLSDLDPDLPGLEFFDVHEHTDAKYTDEVRAPDGTIIWGTPQPGKDNGRGMAADIDSTHRGFEVWSSYSGGMHDIKGKSMGSPAVSTNFRIYFDGDLQDELLDGAYVTKFNITKRESETYFDGSKALGATGCNGTKNTPSLVADLFGDWREELVVRNSEDPSVLYIIGTPVTSPYRVYTLMHDPVYRTAIAWQNTAYNQPPHLGYYLPDAVKKLTAPEIQIVGEPIVSVPDETDEYPVIKDGTSALEICKPVEGVGFECQTDNAGFEQDGFYNFDNSIGSYGVWEIYSPQDVKTTLTIRFANGGNSNRNMTLIVNGKSAGTVEFVPGGWTTYTEVTVNVALKAGKNTLKLSSTTSDGGPNVDTFTFGMDGIELYNNQKVPEPTDPENPGTVLAPVPFAAGVNAYNPNTGILRTNLSGYAEVRIYDMRGQIVGSMDAKVPAGQSVLNIDRDLLPKGNYVVKVMLNGKTIAKSSFSLK; translated from the coding sequence ATGAATGGTTTGGTTTTCGCTGCTCCCAAGCAGATGGAAAATTTGACTCGCGGTCTTGTTGCTGCGAATGTGGGTAAGGGTATGCTGGTAAGCTGGCGCTTACTAGGCTCTGATGATCCGCAAACGGAGTTTAATCTTTATAGGGATGGTACAAAGATTGCGTCCATCAAGGGAACCGATGGCACAAACTATCTGGATGCAGAAGGTAAGACTTCTTCCGGATATCAGGTGACTGCTGTCTTGAATGGTAAGGAAAGTGCCAAATCTGGATTATCTGTAGTTTTGGGCCAGACCGTTTCTAATAGCGGAAAGTCTTTCCCCTACAAGACCATTAAACTTGAAGTTCCCGCAAAGCAGACCATGCCTGATGGTGAAATCTGCACATATACTCCTAACGACATGAGCGCTGCTGACCTGGATGGTGACGGCGAACTTGAATTGATTTTGAAGTGGGATCCGTCCAATGCCCACGATAACTCCCAGGGTGGTTACACAGGCACCGTATTCATTGATGCCTATAAGTTGGATGGAACCCGTTTGTGGCGTATCGACATGGGTAAGAATATCCGTGCTGGCGCCCATTATACCCAGTTCCAGGTCTATGACTACGATGGTGACGGCAAGGCCGAAATGATCGTGAAGACTGCCGACGGAACCATTGACGGTACGGGCAAGGCCATTGGCGACAAGTCCAAGGATTACCGTAATTCCGGTGGAACTGTTCTTGATGGCCCCGAATACCTGACAGTCTTCCGTGGTGTAGATGGAGCCGCCATCACTACCATTGATTTTGTTCCCAGCCGTAATATCAACCAGCACGTAAAGGGCGTGGATAAGAAGGGCTACTGGGGCGATAACTATGGAAACCGTTGCGAACGCTATATTGCCGCCACTGCTTACCTAGATGGAGTTCATCCCAGTGCGATCTTTATTCGTGGATACTATAGTTCCTCCTACATCGTCGCTTGGGATTTTAATGGTAAGGAACTGAAGCAGCGTTGGTATCATAAGTCCGAAGATCCGGGCAAGGGTTTTTATGCCCAGGGCAACCACAATATTGTTACCGGCGATATCGATGGCGATGGCTACGATGAAATTGTTTTCGGTGGTGCCGCTTTGAACCACGACGGTACTCTTCGTTATTCTACTCAGTTGGGCCATGGGGATGCAGGTCATTTGTCTGACTTGGATCCGGATCTTCCTGGCCTGGAATTCTTTGATGTGCATGAACATACTGATGCCAAGTATACCGATGAAGTTCGCGCACCCGATGGAACCATTATTTGGGGTACTCCGCAGCCGGGTAAGGATAATGGTCGCGGCATGGCTGCTGACATTGATTCTACTCATCGTGGCTTCGAAGTGTGGTCCAGCTATAGTGGCGGCATGCATGATATCAAGGGCAAGTCCATGGGCTCTCCTGCGGTTTCCACTAACTTCCGTATTTACTTTGATGGTGACTTGCAGGACGAACTTCTTGATGGCGCTTATGTAACGAAGTTTAACATCACTAAGAGAGAATCTGAAACTTATTTCGATGGCTCAAAGGCTCTTGGCGCAACAGGTTGTAACGGCACCAAGAACACTCCCAGTCTGGTGGCAGACCTCTTTGGTGACTGGCGCGAAGAACTGGTGGTTCGTAATTCCGAAGACCCGTCCGTTCTCTACATCATCGGCACTCCGGTGACCTCACCTTATCGTGTGTACACCTTGATGCATGATCCGGTTTATCGTACAGCTATTGCTTGGCAGAATACTGCCTACAATCAGCCGCCTCACCTGGGTTATTACCTGCCGGATGCTGTCAAGAAATTAACTGCTCCTGAAATTCAGATTGTGGGCGAACCCATTGTTTCTGTTCCTGATGAAACCGATGAATATCCGGTTATTAAGGATGGAACGTCTGCGCTGGAAATCTGCAAACCTGTAGAAGGTGTTGGCTTTGAATGTCAGACGGATAATGCAGGCTTTGAACAGGATGGCTTCTACAATTTTGATAACAGCATTGGCAGTTATGGCGTGTGGGAAATCTACTCTCCCCAGGATGTAAAGACTACCTTGACCATTCGATTTGCCAATGGTGGAAATTCCAATCGTAACATGACTCTTATTGTAAATGGCAAGTCTGCAGGTACCGTGGAATTTGTTCCCGGTGGTTGGACAACCTACACGGAAGTAACTGTAAATGTAGCGCTCAAGGCCGGTAAGAATACTCTGAAATTGTCTTCTACCACTTCTGATGGTGGTCCCAATGTGGATACCTTTACCTTTGGTATGGATGGCATTGAACTCTATAATAACCAGAAAGTTCCTGAGCCGACGGATCCTGAAAATCCGGGTACTGTTCTTGCTCCCGTTCCCTTTGCTGCTGGCGTGAATGCCTATAATCCCAATACAGGTATCTTGCGCACCAATCTTTCTGGTTATGCAGAAGTTCGCATTTACGATATGCGCGGCCAGATTGTGGGTAGCATGGATGCTAAGGTTCCTGCAGGTCAGTCTGTGCTGAATATCGATCGAGATTTGCTGCCTAAGGGCAATTACGTTGTGAAGGTTATGTTGAACGGCAAGACTATTGCTAAGTCCAGTTTCTCCTTGAAGTAG